The Lolium perenne isolate Kyuss_39 chromosome 6, Kyuss_2.0, whole genome shotgun sequence genome segment AGAGCAATCTGCCAGTCTTCAAATAAGTTTGGATACTCATCAGGATCTGCCAAGGACTCTGCGGCTTTTGAGTTTACCTATAAAGCAAATGAAACAAAAAAGAACACCATCAGTTAGTAAGACGTGGCCCCTGGACATTAAAGTAAGTGCAGCGTAAGTCTAAACAAGAGATAGATCAACTAATAAAGTATAACAAAACATGATTCAGTTAATGTTTACATCGCCACCAAAGTTTCCTGGGTTTAGTGTATTAGAGTCAACTGGTACATTGTGCTTATTGAATTTCAAACATCATTATGATCTAACTCAGTATTACCGCTAGTGCCAAACGATATTATGGTAATGCTAAACAACAATTACATACTTGAAGGTGTAACTTATGTTAAAGTAACAAGTTGTACTAAGGAAATGTGTGCATGACCAATTTAACATCAACTTTGATGAAGGTCTGGAAAGAAGATTTGGCATCGAACTGATGAGGACAAAAGCAAAGGAGAATTTATAAGGCTAACAGTACTTTTTGGAGATCTTTTTTCCATAATGCTACAATCTCAGGGACTTTGCTTGGAAGATAAGACCTTGCCATCAATGCTGCTTCCGGAATACGATTGCTGTACAGAGAATGATAGTAGAGTTAACATACAATGAACTTGTTTGAAGAAATACTGTATAAAACAGGGACAGCCTCACAAAAATGCCAGTTACCTTTCAATCAACAATTGAAGGCATTCCTCCAACTTGCCTAGCATGAACAAACAAAGGAAGGCAACATTGTTCTTTCCTTGTTCTTTAGCCAGAGATGCCAATTTTGTAATCCCTTCAGCGTCCCCGATGGATGAATACAAAAGCAGTAGACCACTGAGATCCATGGCATGTAGAAGACACTCCTCTGCCATCTCGAGCTGCAAAAAGTTGTATGACACATGAGACCAAGAGTATGTAGACTCAGAGGTTTCCATCCAAGTGTGGAAGGTACGATGTGACTTAAAGGTTTTGCATGCTAGTGTGGCAAACTTATTACAATGCAACTTCAACATATGCAATCCATGACAAAGTTATTAGCTTTTAGACTGTCATATTTGTTAACACAAAGGTTAGAAGAGCAAAAGTTGAATGCAAAAAAAAGAAACACTTCTGATTCGAGCATGATGTTGAGCAACAACCAACAAGCAAAGCATCTTCTTCCCATAAAAACTGCGATGTAATATTTTTCTATAGAACTTTCTACCCGTATTacattactccctccgttccatattagttgtcgcacatttggatatatctatacacaaaatatgtctagatacatccaaatcagCAACAACTAATATGGAACAGAAGGGGTAGGTTGTAAACTGTCTAGTCATAGTTATTAACTCATCCACTCATCCATTTATCAATAATTAGACCACTCAAATGCCATGGCAGAATAAACTAATTCATTCGTACAATATACAGTGAATATAGAACGTAAGTGATACACCCAGCAGCTGTGTACCTTTCCGGTAGAGATAGCTAACTCCCCTAACTGCTTCCACTTAGACTCACTTTGCACCTCAAGAGCAATTGCCTGCAAAGCAACTATTCAGAATATTTGAATAAAGGAGGAAACTTTCTTAGAAATGCGAAAAACAATATAGTCCACTATGCCTTTGCATCATCGACTCGACCAAGCTGCACTGCCAGATCAAATCTGTAATTGGAGTCCGTTGCTATCTCAAGGGCTTCCTCCAACATGCCCCGTGATTCCAAGAAATGTGCCACACTGAAAACAAAATGTTATCTTTGTTTGCTGAGGCCTGGACTGCATAGTACAGCAAATAGTAGAACATGGGGGCACCTGTCATATTGCTCCTTTGGTATAGATGGCAAAATATCATTTGCACGATCGAAATCCCCACGCAATACTAGTGTTTTATATTCAATCAAACTGAGGAGTAAAGTGTACCCAACAACACTGCAATAATAAGAAAGAATTATAGCTTCAGAAGTTCATTGTTAGTTGATACCATGAAAAATACAAGATAGCAACCAAGATAACTCACTTAAATTGCTTGTCAATAAGATAGACACGGCTCTGGTTAGCAAGATATCCTAGTAAGTACATCGGTCTGTCCAAGTGAAACAAGGTTGTGACCTGTAATGGATGGAATGACTATGAGTTGAAGAGGTACATGTACAACTACAACTGGTAATGAATGAACTCACTGGAACCATACATAAGAGCAAACTTTCATGATAAAAAGCTCACCTCTCCTCCTACGCAGTAATTAAGCCGTGACTGAGAATTATTGTAGATAAAACAATCACCAACCCATAGCCCAGTTCGGATGCGTTCATTGATCTCATGAAGCAGTTCAAAGGCATCTTCCACACCCTCCTCGCCAACTGAACCCCCTCCATCCAAATGAGAAGATACTACATCTCTCTGAAGATAGAAAAATAATGTTGTATTATTACAAAATGTTAAGTGAAAAACAATTGCGTACAGGTATTTCATGTAAACTGCTGACATCTTGATACAGTTTATACACAATAAAAGCAAAATTGTACTTGTACATAAGCCGCAGAGGAACATGGCTACAAACTGTGAAAGGTAACAGAGTTTTAACAGAACTCACATTGTACTTCAAAATGTAGAATGATGTATCACTTGCAACTGTCACTAAATCACCACTGTCAGCCCAGTAGACATTCTACAGCGATTAAAACAGATCTTTTTAGTGGCATATCATACCAAAAGGCATGGAAAAGAAGTTTGATTCATGAAGCAACACAATTAACTCACTTTCACATTGACATCAATTCGACGTATCAACCTGCAATCCGCCCAGTCATAAAAGCAAATGAAGTCATTTGTACACATAGCCAGTAATACTCCACCAAATACACGTTCTGTGGAGAATGTTGGTCTTATGCTTTTTCTCTCCTGAAATTGTTAGCTGTGTCAGGAATTATAATCAAGAAGATTGACATGTGGAATTAAATGTCAAGCATTAGCTTCATCCTCTGCCAGCAAATGTCCATGCATTGAAAGATTCTTAATACTGTATCAAATATAAACATCATCCTGTAATAGGAATAAAGGATACTAACATACAAAGTATGATATGTTGGCTACTAAATGCTCAAGTTCACAGACTAATTCTGAACCAGCAGCATTAAATACTTATGCATATCCTATTTTTCTTTGCACTTCACAGTTTACATAAGTTCTTCTCTTTGTTTGATAAGATAAGGCTGTTACTGAACTTGTGAGATCTGGGTAAGATGGGACAAAAATGAGGAGTGCTGATATTAAAAATATTCCACCAATTTATATGGGTAGTTGGGTAGCCTTGTGTTCCAAAACAAAAGAAATAATGAATAACCGTTAATAAATTGCAGGAGTTCTGGTTTTCATGTATGAAGATGGTAACATAACATGAAATACATAAAATACAGAATGGTTTCGTGTGTATGTTCTCTTATCTACAGATGTTTTTCATAGAATGGTAATAATTACCACAAACCAACAGTAGGGAAAACAAAGTTGTTAGTTATACTGAAATACGAACCTGGAAATTTTTACTGAATATCTTTATCCTTGAGGTGCTTTCCCTGACAGCGTATTCACCAtcagttgaccaaacgatttcaaGTGCAGACCCAAAAGACCTATTCCTCCATGCTAGTGCTGTATAAATTATGTATTCTCCATCTCCACATACAACAACAAATCTCCCGTTCGGATTGTGTCGTAAACTCTGAAATGAGAATCAAAACTAGTAAATTGCTAACGAAATAGAGGGACAAGCACAGCTACAAAATGGAAGCTTAATAGTTTCACCATGAAGACATCTTAAAGTAATGGTCAATGTTGTACAGGAGAATCTGTTAGTGACTAGTGGTCATAAGATCCTCACATGCGGTTTATTTAACCCAAAATTCAATTAAAAAACAACATTTAATTCCATAGTGTTccattgcaaaaaaaaaactagcATGTTCAGCAGCAACTACAAGTACCAGAACAATAGAATATCTCTCTATATATAGTGGGGTTAAACCAAAAATTACTTGCTAATCATGTGCATTTAAAAAAATAGCATGCATCATGAAATGTTGTACTGTAATGTGATGTGCCGAATTGAAAAAGAAACGTCTGAATCAGAAACTTGGGGCTCGATAACAGACATCCAGTTGACAAAGAAGAGCATCACTATGTGAATGATGCATTCATTTCCATATCAAAGGTAACCTACTTGTGGGTAAAGATCACAGCTTCCCAACTCCTTCACAGCCAAAGGTAATCGCTCACCATCCGCAATCTAACAAATGAAACAGGTTAAATAACATATAAGTAAAGCTTATACCACGATAAAAAGCTGTCAACAAATTGGCATTGTGAACAAGGAGAACCTCATTGCCTGCACCAACAGTCTTGATATTGACAGTTTGGATTTCATTATGTTTTGCCCATATGATTTTCCCACTGTTATCCATGCTAGCAACTGGAACTTCACGACCAATTTTAATCATGATTGTCCCTTCATCGTATCCAATCACAATCCTACAAAATTAAGACACTAAATCACTACCTAATTTGCGACAAAAGAACAAGTTAATGAAAAAGCATAAAGCCTATGTGTTTCAGTAAAGAGCAAATTCTGGAACGAACAGCTTAGCATATAAACAATGTCGTCAAACTGTAGGAAATTGTGGCACAGAATCAATATATGAAAAAAAATGTAGTACGAAGTGTTCAGAGTGATCGCCTTGCTAGTGTGTGTGGAGTTTAAAtagcaaataagagatgatattcAGTGCCATGGCCTTTCACACTGGCCATATCACCATAATTCATATAGTGCAAGAGCTAAATATTCATTACCTTCTTGATCCTTTCATGTACCCTAAAGCCCAAACTCGCTCAAGGCCGTAATTAAGAGTGTTCTCGAGCCTGTGGGTGCATCAAGAAAAGTGTTATTCACTTGTTTAAAATAACAGAAGGAACTGATACAAATGGAATAATAAAATACAGAAATATGATGACAGAAATGTTAGCTGCCAACTAGGCATGTGCATATACAGTAACATATTGACAAGTGTTGTTCGTCTAAATAGAACAGAAAGCAGCAGATTCCCATGAATTATGATATTGAATGATAATTCCATAATTTGGTAAGAGAATTCAAGAGATACCTTACGTAATTTTAGATTCACGGGGAGACATCTCCCCGGTTCCATTTATATAGCATAAACGAAACCAGTGTTCAGAACTTCAGATCATCCAAAGTAAAAACAAACGAGCATCAGCAGCTAAAGTCTTAAACTGGAACTACCACCCACAAAAGGGCACCATGACACTGAACCACGACCAACAGCTCAGCACCTCAAAAGCACGCCAGCACCTAGCAAACTATCCAAAAACCACCAGGAACATTACATTACACCAGGAACTACTACTCTCAG includes the following:
- the LOC127307702 gene encoding coatomer subunit beta'-2; the protein is MPLRLDIKRKLAQRSERVKSVDLHPTEPWILSSLYSGSVCIWNYQTQTMVKSFEVTDLPVRSAKFIARKQWVVAGADDMFIRVYNYNTMDKVKVFEAHTDYIRCVAVHPTQPFVLSSSDDMLIKLWDWDKGWACTHIFEGHSHYVMQVTFNPKDTNTFASASLDRTIKIWSIGSPDPNFTLDGHSKGVNCVDYFTGGDRPFLITGSDDQTAKVWDYQTKSCVQTLEGHAHNVSAVCFHPELPIIITGSEDGTVRLWHSTTYRLENTLNYGLERVWALGYMKGSRRIVIGYDEGTIMIKIGREVPVASMDNSGKIIWAKHNEIQTVNIKTVGAGNEIADGERLPLAVKELGSCDLYPQSLRHNPNGRFVVVCGDGEYIIYTALAWRNRSFGSALEIVWSTDGEYAVRESTSRIKIFSKNFQERKSIRPTFSTERVFGGVLLAMCTNDFICFYDWADCRLIRRIDVNVKNVYWADSGDLVTVASDTSFYILKYNRDVVSSHLDGGGSVGEEGVEDAFELLHEINERIRTGLWVGDCFIYNNSQSRLNYCVGGEVTTLFHLDRPMYLLGYLANQSRVYLIDKQFNVVGYTLLLSLIEYKTLVLRGDFDRANDILPSIPKEQYDSVAHFLESRGMLEEALEIATDSNYRFDLAVQLGRVDDAKAIALEVQSESKWKQLGELAISTGKLEMAEECLLHAMDLSGLLLLYSSIGDAEGITKLASLAKEQGKNNVAFLCLFMLGKLEECLQLLIESNRIPEAALMARSYLPSKVPEIVALWKKDLQKVNSKAAESLADPDEYPNLFEDWQIALNVEAAVAPKRGIYPPAEEYTIHAERSNESLVEAFKNMHVHEEEDAHEEDVHDEEELTNENDTVHEVFEDDGVEDSQEDAVEVDADGSTDGTIHVNGNDSEEQWVLTPDQ